AGTTGGCGTGGTCGACGGAGGTCGCGAACAGCAGAGTCGGCCAGTCCTCGGGGAGACCGGCCACCTCCTCGACGATACGGAGGCTGCGCGCGTGGTCCTCCACCAGGCGCTGCTCGGCCGAGCTGGAGAGCATGGCCATGCGGTCCGCCTGGACCTTCTCGTCACTGGTCAGCTCGATGCTGCCGCCCTCCAGGGTGCGGTGCTCGACCTGGGCGAGCATGCCCCACTCCTGGAGATCTCGGTAAGGGTCGCCCGAGGGGAAGACGCCTTCGTCCAGACGTCGTCGGCCGAAGCGTCCCACCAGACGGCTGGTCTCCTCCTCGTTGTTGTTACGGAACGGGGTGGCGGTCAGACCGAGCAGATGCCGTCGGGTCTCGTACTGCGTTAGCCCCAACATCCCGAGGATGGCGGTGTATCGCGGTGAGATCGCGGTGTGCGCCTCGTCCACGATGACCAAGGAGGCCTTCCGCAGCCACTCGTAGGCGTCGCCGTCCAGGCACCGCTCCAGCTTGGCGTCGGTGGCCACCACCAGATGCGGGTGCCCCTGGACGTCACCGGCCTCGTTGCCTCCCAAGAGCCGGCTGATCGTGAGCGGGCGTTCCGCACCTACCTTGCCCCAGACGAACTTCCAGCTCTGCACGGCCTGCTCGCACAGCTCTTCGGTCTGCGCGATCCACAGCAGCGGCCCCTCCAGATCGCCCACCCGCTTCACCCAGCGGATCACGGCCTCGGCGGTGACCCGGGTCTTGCCCGCACCGGTGGGCAGGGACAGCATGGCCCGCTGCGGCGCCAGTCGGTCGAGCAGGGTGGTGATGTTCCGGACCAGATCCTCCTGGTAGTCGTGGAGTGCGGGGAAGTCCCGCGGCCCGTCGACAGTCTCGGAGGCCGGCGGGGACGGCGTGCGGGAGCCCGCGAAGGTCATCGGCAAGCCGAGACCGGACACGAACGAGATCGCCGCCGCCGAACCCCCGTAACCGACAGGCGCGTTGGGGAAACGGCCCTGGATGTCACGGGCGTGGTGATGCAGCACCCTGTCGCCGCGCGCGTTGAATGCCATCTGCGCGACCCGGTGTGCGGACGGCACCGTGCCCCCCGTCGCCTCCGCCTCGGCATCCAGCAGACCGTCCGGCAGCCCCGACCGGAGAGCCTCGGCGCCGATCAGCAACTCGATCTTGGTGACCACGTCCGTCGCGTCGCGCACGGCCTTCACCGCGGCTTGGACCGCGCTGTCCCGTGCCATCTGTTCCTCACGCTCCAGGACCGCCCGGCAGCCGCTCGCACCCAGTCCGAGTTCCAGCTCACGGTCGATCAGACGGAGCATCGGCTCCCGCTCCAGGGGGATTAGGACCTTGACCGTGTTCCCCTGGCGGACCGCGTCGAGTGCGCGGGACTTGGTGCCGTTGTCCGTCCGGGTCACCTCCTCCAACTTCGTGCACCGCTGCACCAGAGCGCCGCGCGTGACGCTGCCGAGCCGCTGGCGCAGCGCCGGGTACAGCTCGACGAGCGGGACCGGTTCGCCTTCCGGGACCTCACGGGTCTCACGGGTGATCGCACCCTTGTAGGACCTCATGCCCCACTGCTCGATCATCAGATCGGCGTCGGCGGCCGTCCCCACGAGCAGTGCGGGGAGCTGCTCCGCACGCAGGGCACGGTACTCGGAGGCGCCGACGGCGACGACGATCTCGTCATCGGGGCGAGTGCTCCAGCTGTCTCCGATCCGACAGCGGGTCAGGGAATCCTCGGGGAAGGCCGCACCGAGCCGAGTGAGCATCACGTACGTGTTGCCGACGAACCTGTCGTCCTCGCTGCGGGTCAGCTCCAGCAGGAGCGGCGCCCAGAGCTCGGCCGGTACGTCGTCGACCGTGGTCGGCAACCGCAGTTTTCTGGCCTTCTCGGGGGACAGGTCGGCCACCGGCAGGATGTCGCGGTAGGAGGCCAGTTGAGGCCCGACCGCTTCTGCCAGCGGCTTGACCCCCCGGGAGGTGAGGACCGTGCCGTGCTTCCTGAGCATCCAGCGGATCGGCGACTCGACGGCCTGCCGGGTGCTCGACTGTGCGCCGATCTGACGCGTCCAGTTGTCCACCACCGCGTCGTCCGGCAGGGCTTTGAGGAAGGCGGCGCGGGATTCCTCCGAAAGCGAGGGGAACAGGTGCAGCGGTCCGCCGATGGGCGCTCCCTCCACCTTCAATCGGTTGAGGGTGGGCCTGGGGGCACGCTTGTCCAGCCCGTGCAGGTAGGTCGCGTGGACCGCCTCCCGGTACTCCTCGAACCAGGCCTCGCCCTCGGGCCGTGCCGTCGTGGGCCGTTCCCTCGGCCCTACCTGGCGGAACACCGCGATGTCGTCGGAGTGGAAGCGCATGTCGACGGCGACGCGCGGGTCACGCTCGGCGCTCACCACCGCGCCCGGCAGCATGCAGTCGCGCAGTGGCCGGAACCTCCCGTCGGCCGTCCGCACCCGCAAGGTCCGGGGGACGTCCGGTACGTGTTGGAGCACGGTGTCGATCAGCCGGTGGCCGCCGGCTTGACGGAAGAGGTTCCAGAAGCGCTCCCAGTCAGCGTCGCCGTAGCCGTCGAGGCCGCGGTCGAGGACGCTGACGAAACGGCCCTCCACATCGGCCTCGCGAATACCGAGCGCGTCGAGGGCGGAGGCCAGTTCGGGTTCCTCGGAGATCTCCGGCACCACGTACACGAGGGATTCGCGGGGCCCGTCGTCGTCGGCGCGGCGGAACACCTGCCCGGGGACCGGCGGCACCAGGCCGTGCTCCTCGGTGAGCACGATCCGTGCCCTGCGCGCCTCTTCGACATAGGACGAACCCGTCCGGACCATGTCCGCCAGGATGCGGACGGCGGTCGCGGAAGCCACCGCGGAGCCGTCCGAGACAAGAGCCTCCAGCCACTCGCGGACGCCTGACCGCTCGTGCTCGGCTGCGTCGAGAACATGCTGGACCTTTCCCGAACGGAGGGTGTTGACCTCCGCCGAGGGGTGCAGCCAGTTCGACGGTCGACCGGGCGTCTCGTGCCACATCCGTGCCCAGATCGTGCTGCAATCCTTGTCGAGGCGTGGGGGAATCCGCAGTTCGGTCGGTACGCGAAGTACGCCTTCCTGATCGGG
The window above is part of the Streptomyces sp. NBC_00425 genome. Proteins encoded here:
- a CDS encoding DEAD/DEAH box helicase; amino-acid sequence: MSESSSPLSPVIATVLEQSSRVLQTYKVDPGLIPEHANSERRITQGGYGDRQLFELVQNAADEIADEPGGTTHVVLTASHLYCANEGSPVTAEGAETILRMSMSRKRGGQIGRFGVGVKSVLVVTDTPQFFSTSGAFGFDREWACEQIRSVPGVQERLGDRFEAPVLRMARPLDEAAERAADPVLDELLGWATTVVRLPLLPGAAGRLALDMHGGKTSTGASREEFPLGFQLLSPHVARVVLEDRRTLPPAHRVLTTERDGNLHTVREERAGRSPRDTRWRVFTTMHEPGLSARADAGELHDRLDLELAWAVPAFEKDTDSGLHISRSRGRGRFWSFFPTKYEMSLSGILNGAWKTNEDRQNLLDSSAFNEEMIRVSAALVVDSLPALSPAEDPAAYLPLLPGRTKESISWADDFLTQEIWKRAACRPSLPDQEGVLRVPTELRIPPRLDKDCSTIWARMWHETPGRPSNWLHPSAEVNTLRSGKVQHVLDAAEHERSGVREWLEALVSDGSAVASATAVRILADMVRTGSSYVEEARRARIVLTEEHGLVPPVPGQVFRRADDDGPRESLVYVVPEISEEPELASALDALGIREADVEGRFVSVLDRGLDGYGDADWERFWNLFRQAGGHRLIDTVLQHVPDVPRTLRVRTADGRFRPLRDCMLPGAVVSAERDPRVAVDMRFHSDDIAVFRQVGPRERPTTARPEGEAWFEEYREAVHATYLHGLDKRAPRPTLNRLKVEGAPIGGPLHLFPSLSEESRAAFLKALPDDAVVDNWTRQIGAQSSTRQAVESPIRWMLRKHGTVLTSRGVKPLAEAVGPQLASYRDILPVADLSPEKARKLRLPTTVDDVPAELWAPLLLELTRSEDDRFVGNTYVMLTRLGAAFPEDSLTRCRIGDSWSTRPDDEIVVAVGASEYRALRAEQLPALLVGTAADADLMIEQWGMRSYKGAITRETREVPEGEPVPLVELYPALRQRLGSVTRGALVQRCTKLEEVTRTDNGTKSRALDAVRQGNTVKVLIPLEREPMLRLIDRELELGLGASGCRAVLEREEQMARDSAVQAAVKAVRDATDVVTKIELLIGAEALRSGLPDGLLDAEAEATGGTVPSAHRVAQMAFNARGDRVLHHHARDIQGRFPNAPVGYGGSAAAISFVSGLGLPMTFAGSRTPSPPASETVDGPRDFPALHDYQEDLVRNITTLLDRLAPQRAMLSLPTGAGKTRVTAEAVIRWVKRVGDLEGPLLWIAQTEELCEQAVQSWKFVWGKVGAERPLTISRLLGGNEAGDVQGHPHLVVATDAKLERCLDGDAYEWLRKASLVIVDEAHTAISPRYTAILGMLGLTQYETRRHLLGLTATPFRNNNEEETSRLVGRFGRRRLDEGVFPSGDPYRDLQEWGMLAQVEHRTLEGGSIELTSDEKVQADRMAMLSSSAEQRLVEDHARSLRIVEEVAGLPEDWPTLLFATSVDHANSLAALLNDRGVASAAVDSTSSMPDRRRRIDDFREGRIRVLTNYGVLTQGFDAPATRVVVVARPVYSTNVYQQMIGRGLRGPKNGGKPTCLILNVSDNIANFDTQLAFTQFEHLWSRK